The following coding sequences lie in one Brevibacterium marinum genomic window:
- a CDS encoding cache domain-containing protein, which translates to MANSQAEAVARGVAIWLEDLFSGLEELEESLGPRLVSDFTGEPPHEVSASVRTELGRDVAAFLDKHPGLDGAGLIFQLSQLKPETARIEWWVRDEDKINRRDFILDPESDRYYDYEYLEWFQGAFHAGTRTVAGPYIDHLGVDDYLMTMAVPCTVDGVRVGVAGIDILMNDVETELLRILSPVSGCAVLSRHNQVLVGNSAQLSTGVRIAVMPPGYSRIPIDVESVDLSLVFPDA; encoded by the coding sequence ATGGCCAACTCACAGGCAGAAGCAGTCGCACGCGGAGTCGCGATCTGGCTCGAAGACCTGTTCAGCGGCCTCGAAGAGCTGGAGGAGTCCCTCGGCCCGCGGCTCGTCTCGGACTTCACCGGAGAACCTCCTCATGAAGTCAGTGCTTCGGTCCGCACAGAGCTGGGACGAGACGTCGCCGCCTTCCTGGACAAGCATCCGGGCCTCGATGGTGCCGGTCTCATCTTCCAACTCTCGCAGCTCAAGCCCGAGACAGCCCGGATCGAATGGTGGGTACGTGACGAGGACAAGATCAACCGCCGCGACTTCATCCTCGATCCCGAGTCCGATCGGTACTATGACTATGAGTACCTCGAGTGGTTCCAAGGCGCCTTCCACGCGGGGACGCGAACCGTGGCGGGACCGTACATCGATCATCTCGGGGTCGACGACTATCTGATGACGATGGCCGTTCCGTGCACCGTCGACGGGGTCAGGGTCGGCGTCGCCGGCATCGACATCCTCATGAACGACGTTGAGACCGAGCTGCTGCGGATCCTGTCTCCTGTATCCGGGTGCGCCGTGCTCAGCCGGCACAACCAGGTCCTCGTCGGCAATTCCGCTCAGTTGAGCACCGGGGTGCGAATCGCCGTCATGCCTCCCGGCTACTCACGCATCCCGATCGATGTCGAAAGCGTCGACCTCAGCCTCGTCTTTCCCGACGCATGA
- a CDS encoding substrate-binding periplasmic protein: protein MTETADRGVPDARTGTSIRFACIDSEAAPLFDKSEDGGITRTGYEPEAAQLVADALGRDLEWVIVAWDDMIPAVIRGDADAVWCGQGIIPSRQEQVNFTRPYAVFNESVLVRAGDPATSAQTLGGYKVAAIEGSANMALAETFTGAQLVPFGPSDDVFGDMIQAVRDGSVDAMVDDDVVTVPLGDDPEFDIAFTEPTRNPWGVGVAKDDVLMLELLDTALAQVIADGRLAEVWARWMPHLPFPDETLAAGRAS from the coding sequence ATGACCGAGACTGCAGATCGTGGCGTCCCAGATGCTCGCACCGGCACCAGCATTCGCTTCGCCTGCATCGACTCGGAGGCCGCACCGCTGTTCGACAAGTCGGAGGACGGCGGCATCACTCGAACCGGGTATGAACCCGAGGCGGCGCAGCTCGTCGCCGATGCCCTCGGCCGAGACCTCGAATGGGTCATCGTGGCCTGGGACGACATGATTCCCGCTGTGATCCGCGGTGACGCCGATGCGGTGTGGTGCGGGCAGGGGATCATCCCGTCCCGACAGGAACAGGTGAACTTCACTCGGCCCTACGCGGTGTTCAACGAATCCGTCCTCGTCCGTGCCGGTGACCCCGCGACATCGGCGCAGACCCTCGGCGGATACAAGGTCGCGGCCATCGAGGGCAGTGCGAACATGGCCCTGGCCGAGACATTCACCGGGGCACAGCTCGTACCCTTCGGTCCGAGCGACGACGTCTTCGGCGACATGATCCAAGCGGTGCGTGATGGCAGTGTCGACGCGATGGTCGACGACGACGTGGTCACGGTTCCATTGGGTGACGATCCCGAGTTCGACATCGCCTTCACGGAGCCGACGCGCAATCCTTGGGGAGTGGGGGTCGCGAAGGACGACGTCCTGATGCTCGAATTGCTCGACACCGCTCTCGCCCAGGTCATCGCCGATGGCCGCCTGGCCGAGGTGTGGGCGCGATGGATGCCCCACCTGCCCTTCCCGGACGAAACTCTGGCAGCAGGACGAGCATCATGA
- a CDS encoding flavodoxin domain-containing protein, with product MNTVVLYGTESGNSELIAQDLADKLNADGHSAEVFDLQDFEPEDLTPENFYLVVCSTHGDGELPNTAIDFHERFTEFSGDLTGVKYAMFGLGDSFYEETYSQGSEHLDRRFTELGATRIGEYGRHDASSWDLPSDVALEWLPTVMEAADAA from the coding sequence ATGAATACCGTCGTGCTCTACGGAACCGAATCCGGCAATTCGGAGCTCATCGCTCAGGACCTCGCCGACAAACTCAACGCGGACGGACATTCCGCCGAGGTCTTCGACCTGCAGGATTTCGAACCGGAGGACCTCACACCGGAGAACTTCTACCTCGTCGTCTGCTCCACCCACGGCGACGGCGAGCTGCCCAACACTGCAATCGACTTCCATGAGAGGTTCACCGAATTCTCGGGGGACCTCACCGGAGTGAAGTACGCCATGTTCGGACTCGGCGATTCGTTCTACGAAGAGACCTACAGCCAAGGCAGCGAGCACCTCGACCGTCGCTTCACCGAACTCGGTGCCACTCGCATCGGCGAATACGGCAGACATGACGCCTCCTCCTGGGACCTGCCCAGCGACGTGGCGCTCGAATGGCTGCCGACCGTCATGGAAGCGGCCGACGCGGCCTGA
- a CDS encoding iron chelate uptake ABC transporter family permease subunit, protein MATPKAKWRYWSIMIGLIVASAAIALGLLAWDNPMPITDEGFWLIAQLRTKNLVVIAVVALCQAFATVAFQTVTNNRIITPSIMGFESLYVAIQTAAMYFFGVTAIVDLKGLVPFTLQLLLMVGLSLALYGWLLSGRYGNIAIMLLIGVVIGGGLGSIATFMQRTLTPSEFDVLAARLFGSVSNSDASYLPVSIPVCILACAAIYLSSPRLNVLALGRETTGNLGLAHRFEMMKILFFVSILMAVSVSMIGPMIFLGFLVAMLAYQFSDTYDHKYILPMAALLGFVVLGGAYFIMNNLFYAEGVVSIIIEVVGGGAFLIVIMRKGRL, encoded by the coding sequence TTGGCCACACCCAAGGCCAAGTGGCGGTACTGGTCGATCATGATCGGACTCATCGTCGCCTCGGCGGCCATCGCTCTCGGACTGCTGGCCTGGGACAATCCGATGCCGATCACCGACGAGGGATTCTGGCTCATTGCGCAGCTGCGGACGAAGAACCTCGTCGTCATCGCTGTCGTCGCACTGTGCCAGGCGTTCGCGACCGTGGCGTTCCAGACGGTGACGAACAACCGGATCATCACGCCCTCGATCATGGGCTTCGAGTCCCTCTATGTGGCCATCCAGACCGCGGCCATGTACTTCTTCGGCGTCACCGCGATCGTCGACCTCAAGGGCCTGGTGCCCTTCACGCTCCAGCTGCTGCTCATGGTGGGCCTGTCGCTGGCGCTCTACGGCTGGCTGCTCTCGGGCAGATACGGCAATATCGCGATCATGCTGCTCATCGGCGTCGTCATCGGCGGGGGGCTCGGCTCGATCGCGACGTTCATGCAGCGGACCCTGACGCCCAGCGAATTCGACGTCCTCGCCGCCCGACTCTTCGGCTCGGTCTCGAACTCCGATGCCAGCTACCTGCCGGTCTCGATCCCGGTGTGCATCCTCGCCTGCGCCGCGATCTACCTCAGCTCCCCGCGTCTGAATGTCCTGGCGCTCGGTCGGGAGACGACCGGCAACCTGGGACTGGCCCACCGGTTCGAGATGATGAAGATCCTGTTCTTCGTCTCGATCCTCATGGCCGTGTCGGTGTCGATGATCGGACCGATGATCTTCCTCGGGTTCCTCGTCGCGATGCTCGCCTACCAGTTCTCCGACACCTACGACCACAAGTACATCCTGCCGATGGCGGCCCTCCTCGGCTTCGTCGTCCTGGGCGGGGCGTATTTCATCATGAATAACCTGTTCTACGCCGAGGGCGTCGTCTCGATCATCATCGAGGTCGTCGGCGGCGGCGCATTCCTCATCGTCATCATGAGAAAGGGGCGCCTGTGA
- a CDS encoding FadR/GntR family transcriptional regulator, which translates to MASSFAFVPTSQGAQGPFGFGDALADRIVTAISLGSISVGERLPAEIELAAEFNVAVATLRKSLAVLREAGIVETHRGRSGGTFIVKVPFPADEQIRNYLASLSMVQYRDYGDEHTAVSTGVVRLACQRAHTQALAELEHAALRMKNADTPAECSAADSRFNMQLAIVSQSPRLLRAEMRLQSEILALKWSPAGAAAHTSDVIADHREVIEAVSDRDSERAERAVEANIRKTVYSLIDVKLTLDSNGADTAPPR; encoded by the coding sequence TTGGCAAGTTCGTTTGCATTCGTTCCCACATCCCAGGGAGCCCAGGGTCCTTTCGGCTTCGGCGATGCTCTTGCCGATCGGATCGTCACCGCAATCTCATTGGGGTCGATCTCTGTGGGAGAGCGGCTGCCTGCCGAGATCGAGCTCGCGGCCGAATTCAACGTCGCGGTCGCCACCTTGCGCAAGAGCCTTGCGGTTCTGCGTGAGGCCGGAATCGTCGAGACTCACCGCGGCAGGAGCGGCGGGACCTTCATCGTCAAGGTGCCGTTCCCCGCGGACGAGCAGATCCGGAACTACCTCGCCAGCCTGTCGATGGTCCAGTACCGAGACTACGGTGATGAGCACACCGCCGTATCGACCGGCGTCGTCCGCCTGGCCTGCCAGCGGGCACACACCCAGGCCCTGGCCGAACTCGAACATGCCGCCCTGCGGATGAAGAACGCGGACACGCCCGCTGAATGCTCGGCCGCCGACAGCCGCTTCAACATGCAGCTGGCCATCGTGTCCCAGTCTCCACGACTGCTGCGAGCAGAGATGCGCCTCCAGAGCGAGATCCTCGCACTCAAGTGGTCCCCCGCCGGAGCGGCGGCACACACCTCAGACGTCATCGCCGATCACCGGGAGGTGATCGAGGCAGTCAGCGACCGCGACTCGGAACGCGCAGAGCGGGCCGTCGAGGCGAACATCCGGAAGACGGTCTACAGTCTCATCGATGTCAAGCTCACCCTCGACTCGAACGGCGCCGACACCGCGCCGCCACGGTGA
- a CDS encoding cytochrome P450 — protein MSTTIDTTELPYLDISAPGFAMASEEVRDAREQSWIARTNYGYAVLRYDEVAALLKNQSLSQGSARWPDHHGVHSGAFHEWWRKNLLVLESDEHHRIRRLLNPAFSPSMARKLEPEFAEIAHELIDSFADKGECEFVRDFAEPFATRALCAMMGLDHKHWPFIASRANTVGYALSVSIKDEIDRIDEAVNELYEFVEQLIEERRAQPGQDVVSRLVHFSESGDKLDAEELRNALVLMLFGGMDTTRNQLGLAIQTFIRNPEQWENLAQRPELAKQALEEVLRVNPTTRWVTREVIADFELGGIEFAAGTTVHLFTQTSGSDERAYPNPEVDITAEDRKPHFTFGGGIHHCLGHYIARADMSQALPILASRITNLACPGGDSWLPDSGNTGPIEFPLTFDPRS, from the coding sequence ATGAGCACAACCATCGACACGACAGAACTTCCCTACCTCGACATCTCCGCGCCCGGTTTCGCCATGGCGTCGGAAGAGGTTCGAGACGCCCGCGAGCAATCATGGATCGCCCGGACAAACTACGGCTACGCCGTCCTGCGATATGACGAGGTGGCGGCGTTGCTGAAGAACCAGAGCCTCTCCCAGGGCAGCGCACGTTGGCCGGACCACCATGGAGTCCACTCGGGTGCCTTCCACGAATGGTGGCGGAAGAACCTGCTGGTACTCGAAAGCGACGAGCACCATCGGATCCGGCGGCTGCTCAATCCGGCATTCTCGCCGTCGATGGCACGCAAGCTCGAGCCCGAGTTCGCAGAGATCGCCCACGAGCTCATCGATTCGTTCGCAGACAAAGGAGAATGCGAGTTCGTCCGCGATTTCGCTGAACCCTTCGCCACCCGCGCACTGTGCGCGATGATGGGGCTCGACCACAAGCACTGGCCATTCATCGCCTCACGCGCCAATACCGTCGGCTACGCACTGTCGGTGTCGATCAAGGACGAGATCGATCGCATCGACGAGGCGGTCAACGAGCTGTACGAATTCGTCGAACAGCTCATCGAGGAACGACGGGCACAACCGGGCCAGGATGTCGTCTCGCGCCTCGTCCACTTCAGCGAATCCGGAGACAAGCTCGACGCAGAAGAACTGCGAAACGCCCTGGTGCTCATGCTGTTCGGCGGAATGGACACGACCCGCAACCAGCTCGGACTCGCGATTCAGACCTTCATCCGCAACCCGGAGCAGTGGGAGAACCTCGCGCAGCGGCCCGAGCTGGCCAAGCAGGCCCTCGAAGAGGTGCTCCGGGTCAACCCCACGACCCGCTGGGTGACACGAGAGGTCATCGCCGACTTCGAACTGGGCGGCATCGAATTCGCCGCCGGAACCACGGTGCACCTATTCACTCAGACCTCAGGGTCAGACGAACGCGCATATCCGAACCCCGAGGTCGACATCACCGCGGAAGATCGGAAGCCGCACTTCACCTTCGGCGGCGGAATCCACCACTGCCTCGGACACTACATCGCACGGGCGGACATGAGTCAGGCTCTGCCGATCCTCGCCTCCCGAATCACGAACCTTGCCTGCCCCGGTGGGGACTCCTGGCTGCCCGACTCCGGAAACACCGGCCCGATCGAATTTCCCCTGACCTTCGACCCGCGCAGCTGA
- a CDS encoding glutamine synthetase family protein: protein MTITDPHITPAVQDDPAVEAIRRRTDSQGTNLAEVFRSRIASELEDNTALDRHREANTDNDTVAELKEKIERSGVEYMYYMVPTLRSRTVAKVVPAKHFVRNLEKGVNFTRNALMDFQNDIHGNPIGANINSKEFVAMPEADSFDQLPWDESIGRIFCSTYEPGHLGGIAGRPNVHDSRAHMKRTHSLLKDVFGLTMKSGTEPEMVWVGESITPKTIPGYNPAYQVEYLEGMRPIYKRIHEYADALGFEMIEGDYEDRGQIELNWNFDDIENTTDRLVTYRQICSQVAREFDVEASFMPKPFIGEMGAGCHHNISLWDEAGTNTFEDEGVQELHLSQLGRWAVGGILKNSPAMMLIFASTVNSYKRFWDPGQFAPARADWGLDDRASMIRISSNGRAEVRVPDASVNPYLSHALLTAAVADGIGNQVEPPEAGAQGIDLPRTLGEAVEVFRNDEFVRTALPPELADTFLEMKDNEWAQYCGVLTQWEFDQYWQAIP from the coding sequence ATGACGATCACAGACCCGCACATCACACCGGCAGTGCAGGACGACCCCGCCGTCGAGGCGATTCGTCGCCGGACGGACTCCCAGGGGACGAACCTCGCCGAGGTGTTCCGATCACGCATCGCCTCCGAACTCGAGGACAACACCGCCCTCGACCGTCACCGTGAGGCGAACACGGACAACGACACCGTTGCAGAGCTCAAGGAGAAGATCGAGCGTTCAGGAGTGGAGTACATGTACTACATGGTGCCCACTCTGCGTTCGCGCACGGTCGCCAAAGTCGTCCCGGCCAAACACTTCGTGCGCAACCTCGAAAAGGGCGTGAACTTCACCCGCAACGCCCTCATGGACTTCCAGAACGATATCCACGGCAACCCCATCGGCGCGAACATCAATTCGAAGGAATTCGTGGCGATGCCGGAGGCGGACTCATTCGACCAGCTTCCCTGGGACGAGTCGATCGGCCGGATCTTCTGCTCGACCTACGAACCCGGTCACCTCGGCGGCATTGCGGGACGTCCCAACGTCCATGACTCACGCGCGCATATGAAGCGGACGCATTCGCTGCTCAAAGATGTCTTCGGACTGACGATGAAGTCCGGCACGGAGCCAGAGATGGTGTGGGTGGGAGAGTCCATCACACCGAAGACCATTCCCGGATACAACCCCGCCTATCAGGTGGAGTATCTCGAAGGGATGCGCCCCATCTACAAACGCATCCACGAATACGCCGACGCTCTCGGCTTCGAGATGATCGAAGGCGACTACGAGGATCGCGGCCAGATCGAACTCAACTGGAACTTCGACGACATCGAGAACACCACCGATCGTCTGGTCACCTACCGCCAGATCTGTTCACAGGTCGCTCGCGAGTTCGATGTCGAAGCCTCCTTCATGCCCAAACCCTTCATCGGCGAGATGGGCGCCGGCTGCCACCACAACATCTCCCTGTGGGATGAGGCGGGGACCAACACCTTCGAGGACGAAGGCGTCCAAGAACTGCACCTGTCCCAGCTGGGACGCTGGGCCGTGGGCGGCATCCTCAAGAACTCTCCCGCGATGATGCTCATCTTCGCCTCGACGGTGAACTCGTACAAGCGTTTCTGGGACCCGGGCCAGTTCGCCCCGGCTCGAGCCGACTGGGGACTGGACGATCGTGCGTCGATGATCAGGATCTCCTCGAACGGACGGGCCGAAGTGAGAGTTCCCGACGCTTCGGTCAACCCCTACCTGTCGCATGCGCTGCTGACCGCGGCCGTGGCCGATGGAATCGGCAACCAGGTCGAACCGCCGGAAGCCGGAGCCCAGGGCATCGACCTGCCCCGCACGCTCGGCGAAGCCGTCGAGGTCTTCCGCAACGACGAATTCGTCAGGACCGCGCTGCCTCCGGAGCTCGCCGACACCTTCTTGGAGATGAAGGACAACGAATGGGCACAATACTGCGGTGTGCTCACGCAGTGGGAGTTCGACCAGTACTGGCAGGCCATCCCATGA
- a CDS encoding ATP-binding cassette domain-containing protein, translating into MITLRDVRKSYTNDVEIGPVDLQIPAGGVTALVGPNGAGKSTLLTMIGRLLGIDDGAIEVAGYDVSSTKSKDLATIVSILRQENHFITRLTIRQLVGFGRFPYSKGRLSAADEEIISQAIDFLELAELEDRFIDELSGGQRQRAYVAMVLAQDTDYVLLDEPLNNLDMKHSVQMMAHLRRAAAEMGRTIVVVLHDINFAGHYADHICAVKTGSVVEFGTPEEIMTAEVLSSVFDTPVEVIDGPRGRLAVYY; encoded by the coding sequence GTGATCACGCTGCGCGATGTCCGCAAGTCCTATACCAACGACGTCGAGATCGGACCCGTCGACCTGCAGATCCCTGCCGGGGGAGTCACCGCGCTGGTCGGACCCAACGGCGCCGGCAAATCGACGTTGCTGACGATGATCGGTCGGCTGCTGGGCATCGACGACGGTGCCATCGAGGTCGCCGGATACGATGTGTCGTCGACGAAGTCGAAGGACCTGGCGACGATCGTGTCGATCCTGCGCCAGGAGAACCACTTCATCACCCGGCTGACGATCCGCCAGCTCGTGGGCTTCGGCCGCTTCCCCTACTCAAAGGGACGCCTGAGCGCCGCCGACGAAGAGATCATCTCGCAGGCGATCGATTTCCTCGAGCTGGCCGAACTCGAAGACCGGTTCATCGACGAACTCTCCGGCGGCCAACGGCAGCGCGCCTACGTGGCGATGGTCCTGGCCCAGGACACCGACTACGTGCTGCTGGACGAGCCGCTGAACAACCTCGACATGAAGCACTCGGTGCAGATGATGGCGCACCTGCGCCGGGCCGCCGCCGAGATGGGCCGGACCATCGTCGTCGTCCTCCACGACATCAACTTCGCCGGGCACTATGCCGACCACATCTGCGCCGTGAAGACCGGCAGCGTCGTCGAGTTCGGAACGCCGGAGGAGATCATGACCGCCGAGGTGCTCTCCAGTGTGTTCGACACCCCCGTCGAGGTCATCGACGGCCCACGTGGGCGATTGGCCGTGTACTACTGA
- a CDS encoding APC family permease, with the protein MDIQSTSVPSTPSDSQHSGGDFKRDMGFWGNLALGFTYLSPVVGVYATFAASMALAGPPAFWMLIVAGAGQLLVATVFGEVVSQYPIAGGIYPWNKHLWGKKWGWMSGWVYMIAINVTIASVAYGAGPFLGALLGIEMSPIANVLLALLIIFLATLANLCGTKFLANVAFVGFVVEIFATAAIGVWLLLTVRKHDLSVLFQDFRPGDVQDQTPFVVAFVGAAIMGIYLYYGFEANGDVAEEVRHPGRVIPKAMRMTIYVGGLASMFIALGLILAVGSFEDIINGTIPDPITTIFLEAFGPIGFKFVMAIVLISFLSCTISLQAAASRLMYSMGRDDQLPFSKFLRKFSGSRAVPPYALIVAGAIPSAVILISLLSENALLAIISFASFGIYLAFSSVVFASLRARAKGWKPSGEFTMGKWGWTISLSAFAYQLFAMVIVVWPVAGVPWYDAWIVGLMALAVVLVGALYLFGSHPERRSGIRGAAGDAAGPSVPEPGVRS; encoded by the coding sequence ATGGATATTCAATCGACTTCAGTCCCCAGCACGCCCAGTGACAGTCAGCACTCGGGCGGGGACTTCAAACGCGATATGGGATTCTGGGGCAATCTCGCCCTCGGGTTCACCTATCTTTCACCGGTCGTCGGCGTCTATGCCACGTTCGCGGCCTCGATGGCGCTGGCAGGACCTCCGGCGTTCTGGATGCTCATCGTCGCCGGCGCCGGTCAGCTTCTCGTTGCCACGGTCTTCGGCGAGGTCGTCTCCCAGTACCCGATCGCCGGCGGCATCTACCCGTGGAACAAACACCTGTGGGGCAAGAAATGGGGGTGGATGAGCGGCTGGGTCTACATGATCGCCATCAACGTCACCATCGCCTCGGTCGCCTACGGTGCGGGCCCGTTCCTGGGAGCTCTGCTCGGCATCGAGATGTCGCCCATCGCCAACGTGCTTCTGGCTCTGCTCATCATCTTCCTCGCCACCCTTGCGAACCTGTGCGGAACGAAGTTCCTCGCCAACGTCGCGTTCGTCGGGTTCGTCGTCGAGATCTTCGCCACCGCGGCCATCGGGGTCTGGCTCCTCCTCACGGTCCGTAAGCACGATCTTTCAGTCCTCTTCCAGGACTTCCGCCCGGGCGACGTGCAGGATCAGACCCCGTTCGTCGTTGCCTTCGTGGGCGCGGCGATCATGGGCATCTATCTCTACTACGGCTTCGAGGCCAATGGCGACGTCGCCGAGGAGGTCCGGCACCCTGGGCGAGTCATTCCCAAGGCCATGCGGATGACGATCTATGTCGGCGGCCTCGCCTCGATGTTCATCGCCCTCGGGCTGATCCTGGCGGTCGGCAGTTTCGAGGACATCATCAACGGGACGATCCCCGATCCGATCACGACGATCTTCCTTGAGGCGTTCGGACCGATCGGGTTCAAATTCGTCATGGCGATCGTTCTGATTTCGTTCCTGTCGTGCACGATCTCTCTGCAGGCCGCGGCTTCCCGTCTGATGTACTCGATGGGCCGCGACGATCAGCTGCCGTTCTCGAAGTTCCTGCGCAAGTTCAGCGGGTCCCGTGCGGTGCCTCCGTATGCGCTCATCGTGGCCGGTGCCATCCCGTCCGCCGTCATCCTCATCTCGCTGCTGAGCGAGAACGCTCTGCTGGCGATCATCTCGTTCGCGTCTTTCGGCATCTATCTCGCGTTCTCCTCGGTGGTCTTCGCCTCGCTTCGGGCACGCGCCAAGGGATGGAAGCCCAGCGGCGAGTTCACAATGGGGAAGTGGGGCTGGACGATATCGCTCTCGGCCTTCGCCTATCAGCTCTTCGCGATGGTCATCGTCGTCTGGCCGGTGGCAGGAGTGCCGTGGTACGACGCCTGGATCGTCGGGCTCATGGCACTCGCGGTCGTCCTGGTCGGCGCGCTGTATCTGTTCGGTTCGCACCCCGAACGTCGGAGCGGAATCAGAGGGGCAGCAGGGGACGCCGCCGGTCCGTCTGTACCCGAACCAGGGGTCCGGTCCTGA
- a CDS encoding FAD-dependent oxidoreductase: MDADSPRHIAVIGSGPAGCFTAQALRRQWKDADITIFDRLASPYGLIRYGVAADHQHTKAVTRQFDRNFGSGDFRFAGNVEVGSDIDLDVIRAEFDIVVLATGRWRDRTLTVPGAHLDGVLVSGDIVNALNTVPRPNIPMPTIGRKVVVVGAGNVALDIVRFLIKTAADYADSDVSPEALDSYLSSPATEVTVLSRSPIASAKADVAMIRELGKIPGVRITVANASPAAEDNTLGRKREAAFAELASRDVDEVRAHVHFVFGATPSRVGGTTQVETVHLSAAPSGEASVIPADTVISAIGFDVNAPGHWHYAEEYDFTPSDTLGRIGPGLYRSGWLKRGPVGAIPANRSDAHQVAKEIIADVESGDCTINPEAGGYEALPASLTKQSVSFAHWGRIDSAERANAGESRIRRKFHDHEDMLAAARSQDS, from the coding sequence ATGGACGCTGACTCACCCCGACATATTGCCGTCATCGGCAGCGGCCCTGCCGGCTGCTTCACCGCTCAGGCTCTGCGCCGGCAGTGGAAAGATGCAGATATCACTATTTTCGACCGCCTCGCCTCACCCTACGGCCTCATCAGATACGGAGTCGCTGCGGACCATCAGCACACGAAGGCTGTCACCCGCCAGTTCGACCGCAATTTCGGCTCCGGCGACTTCAGATTCGCCGGCAATGTCGAAGTCGGCAGCGACATCGACCTCGATGTCATCCGAGCCGAGTTCGACATCGTCGTCCTGGCCACGGGGCGATGGCGTGACCGAACGCTCACTGTCCCCGGCGCCCACCTCGACGGCGTGCTCGTCTCGGGCGACATCGTCAATGCGCTCAACACCGTTCCGCGGCCCAACATCCCGATGCCCACGATCGGCCGGAAGGTCGTCGTCGTCGGGGCGGGCAATGTCGCCCTCGACATCGTGCGCTTCCTCATCAAGACTGCCGCCGACTACGCGGACAGCGATGTGAGCCCGGAGGCCCTCGACTCCTATCTCAGCTCACCGGCCACCGAGGTCACCGTTCTCAGTCGCTCCCCCATCGCCTCGGCGAAGGCAGATGTGGCGATGATCCGCGAGCTCGGCAAGATTCCCGGAGTTCGCATCACCGTCGCGAATGCGAGCCCGGCCGCAGAGGACAACACGCTCGGACGCAAACGCGAGGCGGCGTTCGCAGAACTCGCTTCCCGTGACGTCGATGAGGTCCGTGCTCATGTCCATTTCGTCTTCGGAGCCACCCCTTCTCGAGTCGGCGGGACCACCCAGGTGGAGACCGTCCATCTGTCTGCGGCCCCGAGTGGTGAAGCCAGCGTGATTCCCGCTGACACGGTCATCTCCGCCATCGGCTTCGATGTCAACGCGCCTGGTCACTGGCACTACGCCGAGGAATACGACTTCACGCCCTCGGACACTCTCGGTCGCATCGGACCTGGGCTCTATCGCTCGGGGTGGCTCAAACGCGGACCGGTGGGCGCAATTCCGGCGAACCGCTCCGACGCCCACCAGGTCGCCAAGGAGATCATCGCCGACGTCGAATCGGGTGACTGCACGATCAATCCCGAGGCCGGTGGCTACGAAGCTCTTCCTGCTTCATTGACGAAGCAGTCCGTGAGCTTCGCGCACTGGGGGCGCATCGACTCCGCCGAGCGAGCGAACGCGGGAGAGTCACGCATCCGACGCAAGTTCCATGACCATGAGGACATGCTCGCCGCCGCTCGCTCCCAGGACTCCTGA